Genomic DNA from Marinobacter sp. LV10MA510-1:
GCCAGTCGTAGGCCATGCGGCGGTCGTTCTCGCCCACCTGATACATGCTGGTTAGCGGCGCAATGCCTACCCGCTCGATGGCTTTGCGTGGGTAGAGCGCTACATCTACATCCATCACGGTATTTTGCCCGGGCTGAATCCGGAAGGCATAGGCGCCGGTCACGCTGGGAGAATCCAGCAAGGCCCAGACGGTGACGAAGTCCTGACCGGGGGCCGGTTTTTCGAGCCAGAAGGTGGTGAAATCGGGGAATTCTTCTTCCCGGTTCATGCCCGTGTCTACGGCCAGACCGCGGGCAGACAAACCGTACTGCATGGATTCGCCCACCGCACGGAAGTAACTGGCGCCCAGAAAAGACGCCAGATCTAACTGGAAATTGGTGTAAAAATGCAGGCGAAAGCCGGCGTAACCAAGATTGGGTTGCAGATTACCCAGTGACTCTTTGCCACTGTAGTCGAAGTTGCTCTGGCGATATTCCAGAACCCGGGCGACACCGCCCTCTACTTCGAATATCTGCACCGGCTTTTTGAAGTACAGGCCAAGATGGAAAAGCTGCACCTGAAACAACAAATCGTCGCTGCGCCAGAGCGCATCCTGGGGCTTGAAGCGGATGGACTGATAATCATCCCAGCTCAGGTTGCTCAGGCTTGCGGGAACGCCGTTGATTTGCGGTTGGTAGGCCTTGCTGGCCAGATTGCGGGCGTGGCCTTTGAGCCAGGCGTAATCAAAAGACCCGCCGCGTTTTTTGCTGCGAGTCACTTCGCCCGCCTGCAGCCAGGCCGGCATGGGTAAGGCGCCCAGAACAGTAGCAGCGGATACGGCTTTGAGAAGAGAGCGACGGCGCATTATTAAACCTCACAAATCGGTGTGGTAGGTTGTCAGTTGTTGGTCAATATTCTGTTGTTAAAGACGGGCAATCGCCTGGCCCCAATAGCTACCCGTTGGCGCAATCCAGGCGCGGCGATGAAGCTCGGCCAGGGCCACTCTGTCTTCGCATAATTCGCTGATCTGTTTCTTGTTCAGTCCCGCCGGGCCGGTATGGATGCATTGGTCCACCAGACCGCTAAGCCTTTCGGCACGCCCGGAATGGCGATCTGGCCGGGCCAGCGCCAGTTGTTGCTGGTGAACCAGCGGCACCAGAACAGCCTGCTCAAAGTGGCCAAGGCTCCAGGAGCTGGCCGGCTGGGCGCGATTTTCAGCGGCATTTTCCAGCACCGGCAGCGCTACGAGCTCTTCAGGAATCAGTAGCAACCCGGCGCGGCGTATGGCTTGGCCCACCGTGACCCGGCTGAGCAGCACCGAGGTGGGCCCCGCGAGTATTAAAGGCACGGCCACGGGCAGCGACCAGATGAAAAAGCTGACATCCAGCCACCAGGCGAACACCGCCCAGCTTCCGCCAATCACGAACCCCGGCAGATGGGTAATTAAGGCTTCGCGCCAGCCGGTTTCTTCCGTGCGGTTTTGCCCCGCCCAGCTTAAGGAAACGTTTAACAAAGACGCGATGACGAAGCGGCTGTGGGCCAGCATGCGAATGGGTGCCAGCAACACCGAGAATACAATTTCGACCCACACGCTTAAAAACAGCCGCAAAGGGCCACCGAAACCTTTGGCCAGGCCGTGAATGATGGCGTCGATAATGGCCAGAAATTTTGGCACGAACAGCAAGGCCAGGGTGCTAAGGGCCAGGGTAAGCGCCCACTCTGGCCGCCATTCTGGCCACAGCGGGAAGAGCCCTTCGTGGCCTGCCGGAAAATATTCGATGGGCGACAGCGTTAATTGCGCGGCGGCCACGGTGGTTAACGCCAGGAACGCCAGCCACAAGGGCGAGGCCACGTAGGCCATTATGCCGTTGAGAAACGCCATGCGGTGCGCCAGGCGGATACGGCGGCCAAAGCACAGAATCCACAGGTGCTGCAAGTTGCCTTTGGCCCAGCGGTTGTCTCGTGACAGTTCATCCG
This window encodes:
- the mdoH gene encoding glucans biosynthesis glucosyltransferase MdoH; amino-acid sequence: MSDLAPKKLWRWRTVARIRRSLLALLVFGQTAVASYYLLWIMPYHGGTPLEIGLLVLFALLYAWIAVGFWTAVVGFVLRLTGGDKHSLLNRYSSDDLEHTPLVKTAIVLPVYHEPVHWTFSGLKAVYQELERNGQIEYFEFFILSDSRNPEIWLEEQAKWHQLCDELGANGRLFYRRRNVNLNFKSGNVADFLRRWGRLFKYMVVLDADSLMSGRTIVRMVQLMELEPQVGILQTNPSIINGQSLFARLQQFGNRLYSSLFATGLAAVQMGHAAFWGHNAILRVEPFMQHCGLRKLRGFGVFKGPIMSHDFVEAAYIGRAGYEVWLEPGLGESFEESPPTLADELSRDNRWAKGNLQHLWILCFGRRIRLAHRMAFLNGIMAYVASPLWLAFLALTTVAAAQLTLSPIEYFPAGHEGLFPLWPEWRPEWALTLALSTLALLFVPKFLAIIDAIIHGLAKGFGGPLRLFLSVWVEIVFSVLLAPIRMLAHSRFVIASLLNVSLSWAGQNRTEETGWREALITHLPGFVIGGSWAVFAWWLDVSFFIWSLPVAVPLILAGPTSVLLSRVTVGQAIRRAGLLLIPEELVALPVLENAAENRAQPASSWSLGHFEQAVLVPLVHQQQLALARPDRHSGRAERLSGLVDQCIHTGPAGLNKKQISELCEDRVALAELHRRAWIAPTGSYWGQAIARL
- a CDS encoding glucan biosynthesis protein — its product is MRRRSLLKAVSAATVLGALPMPAWLQAGEVTRSKKRGGSFDYAWLKGHARNLASKAYQPQINGVPASLSNLSWDDYQSIRFKPQDALWRSDDLLFQVQLFHLGLYFKKPVQIFEVEGGVARVLEYRQSNFDYSGKESLGNLQPNLGYAGFRLHFYTNFQLDLASFLGASYFRAVGESMQYGLSARGLAVDTGMNREEEFPDFTTFWLEKPAPGQDFVTVWALLDSPSVTGAYAFRIQPGQNTVMDVDVALYPRKAIERVGIAPLTSMYQVGENDRRMAYDWRPEIHDSDGLAIQNGNNEWLWRPLMNPRNVHVSSFVDNNLKGFGLLQRDRNFEHYQDDGVFYNRRPSVWVAPKGDWGPGQVMLTEIPTGNETFDNIVAFWNPQKPLAAGEEHLFSYTLTWGEQPPVQPEKLAQVQATRTGLGGIIGQERDVFSWRFAIDFGGGGLSMLGVDAELEAAITTSSGQVEIASVRPLDSVKGYRAMFDLVPGESGAPIDIRLQLMLSGQPVSEVWLYQYTPPPA